TGTCAGGATagtcattcactttttttttttcgagatggagtctcactctcgtcgcccaggctacagtgcagtggcacaatcttggctcactgcaacctccaccttcccagtttaagcagttctcctgcctcagcctcccaagtagctgggactacaggcacacacaaccgtgcccagctaattttgtatttttagtagagatggggtttcaccatgttggccaggctggtcttgaactcctgacttaaggtgatccgcccaccttggcctttctaagtgttgggattacaggcgtgagccgtcgtGTCCagctttttcatatattttaaacaaacaacTGATATTGAAAGCCTGTGGCTCATTAAACCACAGATATTTCAGGACCTATTCAGATAAATTCAACTGAAAAGGAACATTAACTTGCTGTGCAAAATGGACAATGTAGGGAAATGGTCTTACCCTACAGCACTGTGTCTAGTAACCAAATGTTCTGTGCAGATGTCAAGGAAATCAATGATGAAGTTATTCAGAGTTTGTTTAATTCAGGAATTTTTCAGAGAGTTTgggttgaattttattaaaggagAGGGAAGCAACTATTTTCAAACAAAACCACAGGCCTTCCAAGAGAAATAGTGAAAGTTACAAACAGCCAGTAAtaataagtgtgtatatatatgtgtttacagacacacatgtatgtatgtgtatggggGGGTGTTAATTACTATTTACACACCCTTTCACAGTCCTCTGCTTTAAGCATTACAGCCTTGGAGAGGGTATTGATTATGATGTTCTGTTTTGCAGATTGAAATACTGaggtttaggccgggcacggtggctcatgcctgtaatcacagcactttgggaggccgaggcgggcgggtcacgaggtcaggagatcgagaccatcctggctaacacagtgaaaccccgtctctactaaaaatacaaaaaattagccaggcatggtggcgggcgcctatagtcccagctagtcgggaggctgaggcaggagaatggcgtgaacctgggaggcggagcttgtagtgagccgagatccggccactgcactccagcctgggcgacagagcgagactccgtctcaaaaaaaaaaaaaaaataggtttaaagAGATCAGGTGCAGCCAAGTATGGAACCTAGATCTTCCAGCTTGAAATTCACTGTGCTTTCCATTAAGTCCTGCTAAGGGGTCACAAAATGTCCTCAACACAGCCCCTGGTGAGGATTAGAAGGAAGGAGGGGTCTGGCTGTGTGAGTGTCAAGTGTGTAACCTCCATGTTTGTCTCATTTGAGATCCCTGCAGTGAAGTTGAACGAGCTGCTTGAGAACTTTTATGTCACCGTTAAGAAGAGCGACGGCTCAGACTTCCTGGCCACCTCACTCCATGCTATTCGCCGAGGCCTGGACCGCATCCTGAAGAATGCAGGTGTCGGCTTTTCCATCACCAGCAGCACCTTCAGCTCCTCCACCAAGAAACTCAAGGAGAAGCTGTGGGTGCTGAGTAAGGCAGGCATGTCGGGCGCGCGTTCTCGCAACATCGTCTACTTCTCCCTCTCTGACGAGGAGGAGATGTGGCAGGCAGGGTGTCTGGGGGATGACAGCCCTATCACTCTCCTGTCCACTGTGGTCAAGTACAACAGCCAGTACCTGAACATGCGGACGCTGCAGGAGCATGCAGATCTGATGTACGGTGACATCGAGCTGCTCAAAGACCCCCAAAACCAGCCCTACTTTGCCCGGACAGACAGCGTCAAGCGGGAGAGTCGGAGCGGCTCCACCAGAGTGTGTCACGGGAAAATCTACCATGAACATTCCCGGGGACACAAACAGTGCCCTTACTGCCTCCTCTACAAGTACATGTACATCCACCGGCCGCCCACCCAAATGGAGGCCAAGTCCCCCTTCTACCTGACTGCCAGGAAGGAGGCCACAGACATGGGCAGCGTGTGGTATGAGGAGCAGAGGATGGGGCTGCGCTCTCTTCGGGGAATTGTCCCAAACTTAGCCAAGAAGGTCAAGCTGGAAAACTGTGAGAACTTCACCTTTGTCTCGTTCACTCAGGTCTCCCGGAGGCTTGGCTCCCACAGCTGCTGCCAGTGAGCCCTCCCTGGGGCCCAGCCACTGCCCTGTCACCTGCTCAGTGGGCGCTCCCTGGGG
Above is a window of Papio anubis isolate 15944 chromosome 13, Panubis1.0, whole genome shotgun sequence DNA encoding:
- the LOC116270058 gene encoding uncharacterized protein KIAA1958-like, producing the protein MLLLFLFLAYSTKLNKFPVFNINDDLNDLCTSAVSPNTTKATRYALNVWRYWCMTNGLKDHTDITKIPAVKLNELLENFYVTVKKSDGSDFLATSLHAIRRGLDRILKNAGVGFSITSSTFSSSTKKLKEKLWVLSKAGMSGARSRNIVYFSLSDEEEMWQAGCLGDDSPITLLSTVVKYNSQYLNMRTLQEHADLMYGDIELLKDPQNQPYFARTDSVKRESRSGSTRVCHGKIYHEHSRGHKQCPYCLLYKYMYIHRPPTQMEAKSPFYLTARKEATDMGSVWYEEQRMGLRSLRGIVPNLAKKVKLENCENFTFVSFTQVSRRLGSHSCCQ